A segment of the Ptychodera flava strain L36383 unplaced genomic scaffold, AS_Pfla_20210202 Scaffold_28__1_contigs__length_4768798_pilon, whole genome shotgun sequence genome:
TAGCAGTCGGGGCAGATAGATTGAAGTATTTGTCGGCAGGTATGGGGAAGATCTTAAAGTTATTTTTGGCACCGGTGTTGCAGTTGATGAATGCTTGTTGAAAATACTCAAAGGCATCCGATCCAATGGATGTCATAATGTGTGCTTCTTTGCAGTCTTTTTCAAGGAAGACAGACTGAGTTCGAAACTTTTGGACAGAATATCCAAGAGTACGTTCTGAGATTAAGTCGTGGCTCCATAGATTAACAACTTGGAACAGTGCATTTTGAAATACGTTTTTTATTCGTCTTGCAGCCCTTGAAGTAATTAAGCCAAATCCAATCACTAACGCTACGTCATTGATTTGCTGTATGTCTGGATAAAAGTCTTCGTGTGTCTCCAACCAACTTGGATCTGGCTTTATGTTTTCCTCGTAACAGTTGgaggatggcaaacaaagattAATACCCATATCCTTTGCTTCTTTGTTGATAGTTGGATTAGTTTTCAACAGCGTACAGTAGACCACCATTCCAATTGCATGTAAGAGACGTGTAAGAATTGACACTGCACCAGCCACACCTCCTTGTAGATCACATTCCCAGCGCTCACATATTATCAGAGCAGTAGGTTTGATCTTTGACTTCCTGTACAGAAAAAAGATGTACACTTTGTCATAGACTCATATGAATCAAGAGGGATATCTGTCGGCCCTATGTTGACTTTCCGGTACAATTTGTACAGATCAGAAAAGACTACAAACTCAAGGAAGACTCCATCTCTTAGGAAAAAACTACCAGTGTCAATAAACTAAGACTTTACTGTTTGCCCGAAAACTGTTTAAAATGAACACGTACAATTTGTTTGTATCCTCTGAACAAGTCATAGCTGACCATGGCATGACTCTTGATTTTTACAGTCATCACTGCGGGACAAAGCATACCAGAGTGTTTCGTATTCCGCAAAGCATATTTTCTACCTGAGAGTGCTTGAAAATGCAATATTACTAATGCCGTTGAGAGTGGCATTTCAGGACCAGATTTTCTTATTGTAAGGAGTAGCAGCAGTTTAAGTGTACCTCATGTAATGTGTTTCCAAGGCTCACAGTTTTTCAAGGCTCAAACGTTCTCATCGCATCAAAAAAGCAGGTGAAGAAAATGTTCTCGTCTTGAATATTATAATAATGAAAACACTATTACAAGTTACAGTTATTGCCCTTTAATTGAAATTGTTACATTGGTCTATGTTTCCAAGTCTTTCATTACATAAATTAAAATGTATTTGGTCAGTGACTCACGCGTAAGAGAATGACGCTGGGTACGTGGCGCTGTATGCGTCGCACTCATCTCCTAAAGCACTGAATGTCATTTATTTAGTTCGCAGCTGACAAGTCATTACGATTCAAAACTTTAATTAAACtggaaattttcaaacaaagtgTATTTTAATGGGTTTTACTGATATGAACTGTGTTATTATGCAGATTTTGGAAACTTACACAGAGCAAGTGACCGACCTGTATATTACATATACGCATAGAATATGGGATTATTTTTATGTATAATGGAGCAGTGGCATAAACCCCTTGTATATCACCTTACTATTGGAAAGCACTATAGGTGTGCCAAGCAGGTGCATCATGAACTGCAGTATTTCTTCTGTGATAGCACATAAAGCCCTCTTAGAAATTGATAATATATTGTATAGAGTTTATCCTTTCCTACACATCAAAAGAGATGGTCAAGTAACGCGGATCATTTCTTGTTCTGCATTGCTATCTGACTCCATCTAGAGATTTTAGAGCAGTAGCCACATACATTGAGTAATCACTCCAATAAACTAACACCTGTCTACACGGATACACATCGTTCTCAGCGCTTTACCTCTAACCATATTGAGACTTGGTATGTGCACTGAAAAATTATGATTGCAAATAAAGATGTCCGGAGGAAGATACTGGAGTGTTTGCGTTTTCCACAGGTTAGAGGGAAGCGGGGTTTCTGAGTAATTCAGCGTGTGGTTTGTAGACGAGCATTTTTAAAGTTGTTTTTTGCACATTGCAAACATGGTAAACAAAGGAAAGTTTCGCTGTGTATGATTGCTTTGCAAAACGGGATAAGTTCTCTTTGGTACTGGTTTAAGAAGTTGATGACATATATAATGTGGAGAAACGACCTAACCCTTACTTTACCTAATACCCAACAAGAAACGTTCTGAAGTTAAATAATTTAAAACTGGTCGATGCTGACCTGTTATTGAGCTTTACATCAGATACAAGACGTGTGCTATTACAGACTACGCCCCTTGGAACAGAATAATGTGTTACGCGTACCGTAATGTCTATATCGACGTAACCTTTTGGTCAACTCAGATGTACTAGCTTTACCTGTTGAATTACCTGCGACAACATTTTCGTTAAAGCCTTGGGCTGTCGCCGT
Coding sequences within it:
- the LOC139126937 gene encoding uncharacterized protein, which encodes MATAPGFDESAVAGEINTCECKIGVILILTSASQGSSSDCEIPKKRRRVQQSISTSVRKHSGKSKIKPTALIICERWECDLQGGVAGAVSILTRLLHAIGMVVYCTLLKTNPTINKEAKDMGINLCLPSSNCYEENIKPDPSWLETHEDFYPDIQQINDVALVIGFGLITSRAARRIKNVFQNALFQVVNLWSHDLISERTLGYSVQKFRTQSVFLEKDCKEAHIMTSIGSDAFEYFQQAFINCNTGAKNNFKIFPIPADKYFNLSAPTAKQNGLVHILSFLEEHETEDLTGLLYLAKVMAEVTECFVKMFSKPPKWKVLGVPPGKESAIQQRLETHRKLEVTCFPITSLKQFENELLSSHLVLIPPKSVNTLDLTLTSIAIGVPVVAPVVHLVIVLSRSSWKNSRLT